Proteins from a genomic interval of bacterium:
- a CDS encoding DNA topoisomerase VI subunit B: protein MAKTKTKSRAKTATKTKAQSRTRLPKVAATKPRRRATARSMAAAQREISVSEFFTKNRHLLGFDSPTKALLTTIKEAVDNSLDACEEAGIRPTLKISIEATGENRYRVAVTDNGPGILKNQIPRIFGKLLYGSKFHRLRQSRGQQGIGISAAGMYGQLTTGKPIVIESRTSKRRPAHRYELVIDTKKNQPVVQKDSTVPWEDAHGTRVEIELEGVYRGGKHGVENYLRQTTLANPHVEIRFWPPGEDEETSEPIVFKRASMELPVEAREIKPHPYGVELGLLLRMLKDTQATTLKQFFQTEFSRVGPTTARRLAEAAGLRSRSSPRRVSPERVELLLAAIAEARIPAPPTDCLSPIGEERILSSLKEQVEAEYYDAITRSPAVYRGNPFQVEVGLAHGGELGAEDLAAVFRYANRVPLLYQAGACALTKSVLGTNWKSYGLLQARGAPPTGPLLLMVHIASVWVPFTSESKEAVASYDEIIKEVKLALQHVGRRLGVHLKRAARARDAERKRQYIEKYIPHVGIALREILDLSERQEKKVVTTLTDTLRKSRKM, encoded by the coding sequence ATGGCCAAGACCAAAACCAAATCGAGGGCGAAGACCGCGACGAAGACCAAGGCCCAGAGTCGAACCCGGCTTCCGAAGGTCGCGGCGACCAAGCCTCGACGGCGCGCTACCGCCAGATCGATGGCGGCGGCCCAGCGCGAGATCTCGGTCTCCGAGTTCTTTACCAAGAACCGGCACTTGCTGGGGTTCGACAGCCCGACCAAGGCCCTCCTGACCACCATCAAGGAAGCCGTCGACAACTCGCTCGACGCCTGCGAGGAAGCCGGCATCCGGCCGACGCTGAAAATCTCGATCGAGGCCACCGGTGAGAACCGCTACCGGGTCGCGGTAACCGACAACGGCCCGGGAATACTCAAGAACCAGATCCCGCGCATCTTCGGGAAGCTCCTCTACGGATCCAAGTTCCACCGGTTGCGCCAGAGCCGCGGCCAGCAGGGCATCGGCATCAGCGCCGCCGGCATGTACGGTCAGCTCACGACGGGCAAGCCGATCGTGATCGAGAGCCGAACGTCCAAGCGCCGTCCCGCCCATCGCTATGAGCTCGTGATCGATACCAAGAAGAACCAGCCGGTGGTCCAGAAGGACTCGACCGTGCCCTGGGAAGACGCCCACGGCACCCGGGTCGAGATCGAGCTCGAAGGTGTCTACCGTGGCGGCAAGCACGGCGTCGAGAACTACCTGCGCCAGACCACGCTCGCTAACCCACACGTCGAGATCCGATTCTGGCCTCCGGGCGAGGACGAGGAAACGAGTGAGCCGATCGTCTTCAAGCGGGCCTCAATGGAGCTCCCGGTCGAGGCGCGCGAGATCAAGCCTCACCCGTACGGAGTCGAGCTCGGTCTGCTCTTGCGGATGCTCAAAGACACCCAGGCGACGACCTTGAAGCAGTTCTTCCAGACCGAGTTCAGCCGGGTCGGTCCAACCACTGCCAGACGCCTGGCCGAGGCGGCGGGCTTGCGCTCGCGGAGCTCCCCGAGGCGGGTTTCGCCCGAGCGCGTGGAGCTGCTGCTGGCGGCCATCGCCGAGGCCAGGATTCCGGCACCGCCGACCGATTGCCTGTCTCCGATCGGCGAGGAGCGCATCCTCTCCAGCTTGAAAGAGCAGGTCGAGGCCGAGTACTACGATGCCATCACCCGGTCACCGGCGGTCTACCGTGGGAATCCGTTTCAGGTCGAGGTGGGCCTGGCTCATGGCGGCGAGCTCGGCGCCGAGGACCTGGCCGCCGTCTTCCGCTACGCCAACCGGGTGCCGCTTCTCTATCAGGCCGGTGCCTGCGCCTTGACCAAGAGCGTGCTGGGTACGAACTGGAAGAGCTACGGCCTGCTTCAGGCCCGCGGAGCGCCGCCGACGGGGCCACTTCTGCTGATGGTCCACATCGCTTCGGTGTGGGTGCCGTTTACCTCCGAATCGAAGGAAGCGGTGGCGTCCTACGACGAGATCATCAAGGAAGTGAAGCTCGCTCTCCAGCATGTCGGGCGAAGGCTCGGCGTTCATCTCAAGCGCG